In Streptomyces sp. TS71-3, the following proteins share a genomic window:
- a CDS encoding HAD family phosphatase has translation MTDLRGGTPFGPGPAAGDRPAPPCPRVVIFDLGEVLATPPGLYQRLAACLPHRPEDVETAYWAHREAYDRGGSATAFWGRLLADLGICARDGLIAELTRIDTEAWTTIRPDATALLEDLSERGVRVGILSNATREMAAAARETPWAPYVSDWFFSAELRLAKPDAAIYRHVTDRLGLPAADVLFVDDRQVNVDAALGTGWSAHRWITGARTEELLRRLGVL, from the coding sequence GTGACAGACCTCCGGGGCGGGACCCCCTTCGGGCCCGGCCCCGCCGCCGGCGACCGGCCGGCGCCGCCGTGTCCCCGCGTGGTGATCTTCGATCTCGGTGAAGTGCTCGCCACTCCGCCGGGGCTCTACCAGCGCCTTGCGGCATGCCTGCCACACAGGCCCGAGGATGTGGAAACCGCGTACTGGGCGCATCGGGAGGCGTACGACCGGGGCGGGAGTGCGACCGCCTTCTGGGGCCGCCTGCTCGCGGACCTCGGCATCTGCGCGAGGGACGGCCTCATCGCCGAGTTGACGCGCATCGACACCGAGGCGTGGACGACGATCCGCCCGGACGCCACGGCTCTGCTCGAGGACTTGTCGGAACGCGGCGTCCGGGTGGGGATCCTGTCGAACGCGACCCGCGAGATGGCGGCAGCCGCCCGTGAGACACCGTGGGCGCCGTACGTCAGTGACTGGTTCTTCTCGGCCGAGCTCCGCCTCGCGAAACCCGACGCCGCGATCTACCGGCACGTCACGGACCGCTTGGGCCTGCCCGCCGCGGACGTCCTGTTCGTCGACGACCGGCAGGTCAACGTCGACGCCGCCCTCGGTACGGGCTGGAGCGCCCACCGGTGGATCACAGGCGCACGGACCGAGGAGCTGCTCCGGAGGCTGGGAGTCCTCTGA